A window of Desulfobulbus oralis genomic DNA:
GCTTTGGCTGAAGGTCTCGCGGCTGAGGATTCGCCGCTCATTGGGACTACTGATCGTGCTGACCGCCCGCAGGGTGAAGGTACTGTCATCGCCGCTGAAGCGGATGATTTCCGTTTCCACCTGGTAGAGCGGCCTGCTGTAGCGTGGCCCCGGGTACAGTGCCACGTTGGGTGAGTGCAGGAGCGTTTGCAGATCTGCAACCAGTTTGGCGCCCATCTGCTCGTCCAGCGGGCCGGCCCAGAGCCGACCCACCAGCATCTGCGGCCCGTCCGTCCCCTGTTCCATCACGATGCCCCGGCTCTGCAACTGTGGCGGCAGGCGCACCGGCATAATCATAATCATGCCTGAAAGTTCCGCCCCTGGGGCCGTGTCGGTTCCGGTCAGCGGCTCCAGGGCATACAGGGTGTCAGGGGCCGCTTTGCCGAGGCAGCCGGTCAGGGCCAGGGAGAGCAGGCAGGCAAAAAGGAAAGGCAAAGGCTGTCGCATCATTTGTCCTTGCCCTGGCCAAAGAGCAGGGCATTGGGGTTCCGACGCAGGTAGTCGCTCAGTTCGCGGACAGAGCCGGCCGCCTGTTCCACTTCATGCATGGTGCTATACAACTGGTACTGCAGGTCGGAGTCGCTGGCGGTCAGGCGTTCCAGGTTGCTCAGGGTGCGGTTCAGTTTGTCGGTGCTGGTCTGCATATTGGCCAGCATCTTTTGCAGGTCATTGCCGGCTGGTTTCAGTTGCCTGCGGGTGTCCGCAATGAGGCTGTTCGCCTCCTTCATGGTTGAGGAAAAATTCTCCGCGCCCTGGCCGACGTCCGCCAGAAGCTGCGGCAACTGCCGGTTCAGGGTGCTCAGGACGGCCTCGAGCTGATTGATCGAGTTCATCAGCCGCTGCATGGCACCGCCTGCCTTGCCGGAACTCACGACCTCGTTGATGGAGTCCAGCGACTTGGCCACCTTGCCCAGAATCTCTTCGAGCGGCAGCTTGTCCAGAGTTTCCGTGATTTTGTCCAGCCCGGAGGAGATGGTTGGAATTTCAAGGAATTCCTTGGGTGCGCCGCCGTGCAGGGATGGCTCCAGGGCTGGTTTCAGCGAGAGTTCCACGTACTGTTTGCCGGTGAGCAGGCTGCTTGGCTGCATCTGGGCCTTGAGGCCGCGCTCGATCAGCTTGACGAGGCTGTTGCGCATGCCCTCGGCGTCGAAGTCTTCGCCGGTCCGGGCTTTGATGTCCTGGCGCAGATCCATGTACACCGGGATCACCACGGCGTTGTTCTTTTCATCGTAGTCCAGCTGGATGCTGCTGACCCGGCCGATGGCCACGCCACGGAATGCCACGGGCGCGCCCACATCCAGCCCGTGCAGGGAACCGGAAAAGTAGGCGACGCAACGCACGCTGTCGTCCTTGAAGTTGAATCCGCCCAGGACCATGATGGCGGTCACGCTCACCGCCAGCCCGACGAGGACAAAGGCACCGATGAATGTGGGATTGGCTTTCTTGCTCAAATGCTTTGCAGCTCCCGGTTGCCGGTTCCTCTGGAGAGAAAGTTGACCACGGTTTCGTTGTCGCTTTCCCTGAGCAGACGTTTGGGGTCGCCTGTTGCGAGCATGGTTTTGCTCCCGGCGTCCAGAAAAACCGAATTGTTGGCAATGGCGTAAATGGAGGCCAGCTCGTGGGTGACCAGCACCACGGTCGCGCCCATGCTTTCCTTCAGTTCCAGGATCAGGTCGTCCAGATTGCGGGCACTGACCGGATCCAGCCCGGCCGAGGGCTCGTCGAAAAAGAGCAGCTCCGGGTCCAGGGCGATGGCCCGGGCCAGACCGGCACGTTTTTTCATGCCGCCCGAAATCTGCGATGGATAAAATGCCTCGAAACCGGCCAGCCCCACCAGAGACAGCTTGAAAGACGCCAGCTCGCCTATGGTTTTTTTGTCCAGCCTGGTGTAGGCCCTGAGGGGCACCGCCACGTTTTCCGCCAGCGTCATGGAGCTCCACAGCGCACCGGACTGGTACAGAATGCCGCATTTGCGGTTGATGCGGTCGCGCCCGCTGGCATCCATCTTCCAGAAATCCTGCGTCCCGTAGAGAACCTGGCCCCTGGCCGGGGCCTTCAAGCCGATCAGGTGGCGCAAAAGGGTGGACTTGCCGCAGCCGCTGCCCCCCATAATGACAAATATATCGCCTTTCTGCACCGTAAAATTCAGATCTCTTTGCAGCACGAAGGAGCCATAGGCCATGGTCAGATCGCGGATGGTGATAGCTGCGTCTGCCATGGCTTACAACACGTTGAAGATGATGGTGAGAATGGAGTCGGAGACAACGATGAAGACGATGGAGGTGACCACCGCCGAGGTGGTGGCTTCGCCCACGGCCATGGCGCTGCGACCGCATGCCATGCCGCGCAGGCAGCCGGCAAAACCGATCAGGATGCCAAAGACCGCGCTTTTGGCGAGACCCTGCATACAGTGGGAGAGTCTGACGGAGTGCATGGCCTGATGCATGAATTCACTGGGTGAGAGGCCCAGAACGGTCTGGCCGATGAACACGCCGCCCAGGATGCCCATGAGATCGGCATAGACGCAGAGCAGCGGCATCATCACGGCCAGGGCAAAGAGCCTGGGCAGCACCAGAAAGGCAATGGGCGAAATGCCCATGGTACGCAGGGCGTCGATCTCCTCGTTGGTCTGCATGGTGCCGAGCTGGGCGGCATAGGCCGCGCCGATGCGGCCGGCAATAATGATGCCGCTCATGAGGGCGCCCATCTCCATGACCATGCCCAAAGCGACCAGATTGGCGATATAGATTTCCGCGCCGAAGAGCTGGAGCTGCACCGCGCCGACAAAGGAAAGAATGACCCCAACCAGGACCGCGATCAGGCTCACGATGGGCAGCGATTCCACTCCGCAGACCTGAACGAAGTACAGAAAATCCTGCATCCTGAAGGCCGATTTGCCGGTGCAGAGCCGCGGCAGCTCCAGGACGATCTCGCCCGTGAAGGTCGCCAGATCGCGGGTGGCCTGCCAGACGCCAATCGCCTTTTCGCCAAGGAGGTAGAGCAGGGAAGCCCTGTCGCTCTGATGCCCTGCAGCTTTGCCCTGGCTCTGGGCGGCAAGCTCGAGGAGCCGGAGCGCGCCTGCCGGCAGCGCTTCGTTTTGCAGGCGAAGCGATCGTTTGTCTGCGGCTGCGGCCAGCTCCCGCAAAAAGAGCAGCAGGCGAGTGTCCCAGACCCCCAGGGCTGCGCCGTTTACGGTCACCCCTGCGGTGGCCGCAGCAATCATCCGAAGCGCCTGATCAGGCGCGGGCGCGGCGCTGGCCAGTGTCCAATCGCCCTTCAGATCGATACGGACACTGCCGGGTGTAGGCTGGCTGATGGTGTAGGCCGGAACCTGGAGCATGGGAGATTTCGGGACGGAAGCTGGGTGCTGGGCTTTTTATCGCCTGGTGGCCGCATATCAATACATTGCCACCAGCACAGATTCATTGCAATTATTTTTTACAGTTCTTTTTGTGTGCTTTCAATTTTTTCATGGTCCAAGCATCTTCTGGTGTTTTTTTCAGAA
This region includes:
- a CDS encoding PqiC family protein is translated as MMRQPLPFLFACLLSLALTGCLGKAAPDTLYALEPLTGTDTAPGAELSGMIMIMPVRLPPQLQSRGIVMEQGTDGPQMLVGRLWAGPLDEQMGAKLVADLQTLLHSPNVALYPGPRYSRPLYQVETEIIRFSGDDSTFTLRAVSTISSPNERRILSRETFSQSVRLDGQGARAYVAAASQALDAFSRKLAATLTTLPKTAASDKQPAARNF
- a CDS encoding MlaD family protein; translated protein: MSKKANPTFIGAFVLVGLAVSVTAIMVLGGFNFKDDSVRCVAYFSGSLHGLDVGAPVAFRGVAIGRVSSIQLDYDEKNNAVVIPVYMDLRQDIKARTGEDFDAEGMRNSLVKLIERGLKAQMQPSSLLTGKQYVELSLKPALEPSLHGGAPKEFLEIPTISSGLDKITETLDKLPLEEILGKVAKSLDSINEVVSSGKAGGAMQRLMNSINQLEAVLSTLNRQLPQLLADVGQGAENFSSTMKEANSLIADTRRQLKPAGNDLQKMLANMQTSTDKLNRTLSNLERLTASDSDLQYQLYSTMHEVEQAAGSVRELSDYLRRNPNALLFGQGKDK
- a CDS encoding ABC transporter ATP-binding protein, with product MADAAITIRDLTMAYGSFVLQRDLNFTVQKGDIFVIMGGSGCGKSTLLRHLIGLKAPARGQVLYGTQDFWKMDASGRDRINRKCGILYQSGALWSSMTLAENVAVPLRAYTRLDKKTIGELASFKLSLVGLAGFEAFYPSQISGGMKKRAGLARAIALDPELLFFDEPSAGLDPVSARNLDDLILELKESMGATVVLVTHELASIYAIANNSVFLDAGSKTMLATGDPKRLLRESDNETVVNFLSRGTGNRELQSI
- a CDS encoding MlaE family ABC transporter permease, with product MLQVPAYTISQPTPGSVRIDLKGDWTLASAAPAPDQALRMIAAATAGVTVNGAALGVWDTRLLLFLRELAAAADKRSLRLQNEALPAGALRLLELAAQSQGKAAGHQSDRASLLYLLGEKAIGVWQATRDLATFTGEIVLELPRLCTGKSAFRMQDFLYFVQVCGVESLPIVSLIAVLVGVILSFVGAVQLQLFGAEIYIANLVALGMVMEMGALMSGIIIAGRIGAAYAAQLGTMQTNEEIDALRTMGISPIAFLVLPRLFALAVMMPLLCVYADLMGILGGVFIGQTVLGLSPSEFMHQAMHSVRLSHCMQGLAKSAVFGILIGFAGCLRGMACGRSAMAVGEATTSAVVTSIVFIVVSDSILTIIFNVL